A genome region from Clostridium pasteurianum includes the following:
- the cas2 gene encoding CRISPR-associated endonuclease Cas2, which produces MRKNFNFNYAFLFYDVNEKRVNKVFKICKKYFHHHQNSVFRGTITPANLIKLKSEINKIIEGKDFVTIIKLINGDCFDEETLGINEKNTEDLIL; this is translated from the coding sequence ATGCGAAAAAATTTTAATTTCAATTATGCCTTTTTATTTTATGATGTAAATGAAAAGCGGGTAAACAAGGTGTTTAAGATCTGCAAAAAGTATTTTCATCACCATCAGAACTCTGTGTTTAGAGGTACCATAACCCCGGCTAATCTCATAAAACTAAAGAGTGAAATCAATAAAATAATTGAAGGTAAGGATTTTGTAACAATAATAAAGCTTATAAATGGTGATTGTTTTGATGAGGAGACTTTAGGTATAAACGAAAAGAATACGGAGGATTTAATACTATAA
- the cas1b gene encoding type I-B CRISPR-associated endonuclease Cas1b has protein sequence MSMGDIKRKDNSILFKNEKGNSYLPIESVKEIYCMNEVNVNSKFLDLAAKAGIIIHFFNYYGYYSGTFYPKENLVSGNLTIKQAEAFLNKRNVIAKAFVQGIADNIYEVLYHYYRHGKGELKETLDWIKSAVPLYLKNDKINIKQILRVEGEIWQRFYGNFKYFLPENFVFNKRVKRPPDNPMNALISFGNSILYSKTVAQIYNTHLNQTISFLHEPSEGRFSLSLDLSEVFKPAIVYKTIFELVNTKKLQVTKHFDRKYNYCLLNTAGKRIFVQAIEERFDEVFQHSKLKRKISYRTAIKLDGYKLIKFILEGRKFKPFNLKEMV, from the coding sequence ATGAGTATGGGAGATATTAAAAGAAAAGATAATTCTATATTATTTAAAAATGAAAAGGGTAATTCCTATTTGCCTATAGAATCAGTAAAAGAAATATACTGTATGAATGAAGTGAATGTCAACAGCAAGTTTTTGGATTTAGCAGCTAAAGCAGGTATAATAATTCATTTCTTTAATTATTATGGATATTACAGTGGGACATTTTATCCTAAAGAGAATCTTGTAAGTGGCAATTTGACCATAAAGCAGGCTGAGGCGTTTTTGAATAAAAGAAATGTAATAGCAAAAGCCTTTGTACAGGGAATTGCAGATAACATATATGAGGTTTTATATCATTATTATAGACATGGCAAAGGTGAACTTAAGGAGACTTTAGATTGGATAAAAAGTGCTGTTCCTCTATATTTGAAAAATGATAAGATAAATATAAAACAGATACTTAGAGTAGAGGGAGAAATTTGGCAAAGATTTTATGGCAATTTTAAATATTTTCTTCCAGAGAATTTTGTGTTTAATAAGAGAGTAAAGAGACCACCAGATAATCCTATGAATGCTCTTATTTCTTTTGGTAATTCTATTTTGTATTCTAAAACTGTGGCCCAAATTTACAATACACATTTAAATCAAACTATAAGTTTTTTACATGAACCTTCTGAGGGCAGATTTTCATTAAGCTTAGATTTATCGGAAGTATTCAAGCCAGCAATAGTATATAAGACTATATTTGAGCTTGTAAATACTAAAAAGCTTCAGGTTACAAAGCATTTTGATAGAAAGTATAACTATTGCCTACTAAATACTGCTGGAAAAAGGATATTTGTACAAGCCATAGAGGAAAGATTTGATGAAGTTTTTCAGCATAGTAAATTAAAAAGGAAGATATCTTATAGAACTGCAATAAAATTAGATGGATACAAGCTTATAAAGTTTATACTTGAAGGCAGAAAATTTAAGCCATTCAATCTGAAGGAGATGGTTTAA
- the cas4 gene encoding CRISPR-associated protein Cas4 encodes MKINGTLINYYFHCKRQFWLHGNRINLEDNSEDVHIGKVLHELKSEGKKNTEISIDNVKVDKITDEYLVEIKKSDVDVEAVKWQVLLYLKILKDKGIERKGKIEFEEKNKQKKKIIYIELTEELEKKLEKLKTDMEKLMGNDMPPKTYEVKKCKKCAYYEYCYV; translated from the coding sequence ATGAAAATAAACGGAACGCTAATAAACTACTACTTTCACTGCAAACGTCAATTTTGGCTTCATGGAAATAGGATTAATCTTGAAGATAATAGCGAGGATGTTCACATTGGCAAAGTACTTCATGAGCTTAAAAGTGAGGGCAAAAAGAATACTGAAATTTCAATAGATAATGTAAAAGTAGATAAGATAACTGATGAATATCTTGTTGAAATAAAAAAATCTGATGTTGATGTAGAAGCTGTTAAGTGGCAGGTACTCCTATATTTAAAGATATTAAAGGACAAGGGTATTGAGAGAAAAGGTAAAATTGAATTTGAAGAAAAAAACAAACAAAAGAAAAAAATAATATATATTGAGCTTACGGAAGAACTAGAAAAGAAATTAGAAAAATTAAAGACAGATATGGAAAAACTTATGGGAAATGATATGCCGCCTAAAACCTATGAAGTTAAGAAATGCAAAAAGTGTGCGTATTATGAATACTGTTATGTATAA
- a CDS encoding CRISPR-associated helicase/endonuclease Cas3: MCEVVAKKSEDGRKQSLDEHTFNVIEEALNLIHDDELNVISEKTGVDKTKIEDLIFFSAYFHDIGKATDKFKKTIDNKNKSYHSFYSASLVIRINDFNFNNVNLLMLIILTHHTVFNQDSSFKTAEDGNTFKFEFINYAEEFFYKYKYAYEKYMRKECKYNFVYKEATLKEISNIIRCTYGCIDSHKLVKCNNHIKLRVLYSYVTGILTLSDWIASAKFNRTMPQIEFNGVPSKEYIYKELSKSLKIEKFVPRNFQSMLSDFKGNVLVEIPTGEGKTEGSFLWGVKNLKGNWGKIIYTLPTQTTSNKLYERAKSVFHNNTGLIHGSSKVYLEKEYEKENGKIDNKCDSNILFSQTFNKGCTISTIDSLFKYFLNIGRYNIAMLNFIKSSVIIDEVHSYDFKMMGFMKRFLEICNLYKVPVCIMSASIPNKTKKLIGIDRFTIITDKKLFSKKANYIYKVDDSIDNNMDIIVDKYNSGRNVLIVRNNIKNSVKTYKDLKNKNVEDIILYNSQFKKKDRIRKEDEIYDKLKNNEHFILVATQVVEISLDIDFDVMYTDNAPIDSLIQRFGRVNRNKNINKLGEVFVFKKVEEKPYYYKLLEITYDTIQEGLFTIGKYNEWLNIVYDMLYGDKRIEDEIQDKFTTGYKMFDKIIKNLHGIEQSDDFYNLRDIQFPKKDFILEDDYDKNCFEYENTVSLPIYLARPELGYLIDDKFGQSRYDILNLKYNYDTGVKMPNIKDLDLFLGE; this comes from the coding sequence ATGTGTGAAGTGGTGGCTAAAAAGAGCGAAGATGGACGAAAACAAAGTTTAGATGAACATACATTTAATGTTATAGAGGAAGCTTTAAACTTAATTCATGATGATGAATTAAATGTTATTTCTGAAAAAACAGGAGTAGATAAAACAAAGATTGAAGATTTAATTTTCTTTTCGGCTTATTTTCATGATATAGGAAAAGCTACTGATAAATTCAAAAAAACTATTGATAATAAAAATAAAAGTTATCATTCATTTTATTCTGCAAGTTTAGTTATTAGAATTAATGACTTTAATTTTAATAATGTGAATCTTCTTATGTTAATTATATTAACGCATCATACAGTATTTAATCAGGATAGCTCATTTAAAACTGCAGAAGATGGAAATACATTTAAATTTGAATTTATTAATTATGCTGAAGAATTTTTTTATAAATATAAATATGCTTATGAGAAGTATATGAGAAAAGAATGTAAATATAATTTTGTGTATAAAGAAGCAACGTTAAAAGAAATTTCAAATATTATTAGATGTACTTATGGGTGTATAGACTCACATAAATTGGTAAAATGCAACAATCATATAAAGCTAAGAGTATTATATTCATATGTAACTGGGATATTGACTTTGTCAGATTGGATAGCTTCAGCAAAATTTAATAGGACTATGCCTCAAATAGAATTTAATGGTGTACCGAGCAAAGAATATATTTATAAGGAATTGTCTAAATCATTAAAAATTGAAAAGTTTGTTCCTAGAAATTTTCAAAGCATGCTTTCGGATTTTAAAGGAAATGTACTTGTTGAAATACCTACAGGAGAAGGAAAAACAGAAGGATCATTTTTGTGGGGAGTAAAAAACTTAAAAGGTAATTGGGGTAAAATTATATATACACTGCCAACTCAAACTACATCAAATAAGCTTTATGAAAGGGCTAAAAGCGTATTTCATAATAATACTGGACTTATTCATGGATCATCTAAGGTTTATTTAGAAAAGGAATACGAAAAAGAAAATGGAAAAATTGATAATAAATGTGACAGCAATATTTTATTTTCTCAAACATTTAATAAGGGCTGTACTATATCTACCATAGATAGTTTATTTAAATATTTTTTAAATATAGGAAGATATAATATAGCCATGCTTAATTTTATTAAGTCATCTGTAATAATAGATGAGGTTCATTCTTATGATTTTAAAATGATGGGATTTATGAAACGATTTTTAGAAATATGCAATTTATATAAAGTACCAGTTTGTATTATGAGTGCATCAATACCTAATAAAACTAAAAAGTTAATAGGCATTGATAGATTTACAATTATTACAGATAAAAAGTTATTTTCAAAAAAAGCAAATTATATATATAAGGTAGATGATTCCATAGACAATAATATGGATATAATTGTTGATAAATACAATTCTGGACGCAATGTTTTAATAGTTAGAAATAATATTAAGAATTCAGTAAAAACCTATAAAGATTTAAAGAATAAGAATGTAGAGGATATAATTTTATATAATTCCCAATTTAAGAAGAAAGATAGAATAAGAAAAGAAGATGAAATATATGATAAGTTAAAAAATAATGAACATTTTATTTTAGTTGCAACCCAAGTTGTAGAGATATCTCTTGATATAGATTTTGATGTTATGTATACAGATAATGCACCAATAGATTCACTAATTCAAAGATTTGGAAGAGTAAATAGAAATAAAAATATAAATAAGTTAGGAGAGGTATTTGTTTTTAAAAAGGTAGAAGAGAAACCTTATTACTATAAATTGCTTGAGATAACTTATGATACTATTCAAGAAGGATTATTTACAATAGGCAAGTATAATGAATGGCTTAATATTGTATATGATATGTTATACGGTGATAAAAGAATCGAGGATGAAATCCAAGATAAATTTACAACAGGTTATAAAATGTTTGATAAAATTATAAAAAATCTTCATGGTATAGAGCAAAGTGATGATTTTTATAATTTAAGGGACATTCAATTTCCTAAAAAAGATTTTATATTAGAAGATGATTATGATAAAAATTGTTTTGAATATGAAAATACAGTGTCGTTACCAATATATTTGGCACGACCAGAATTAGGATATTTAATTGATGATAAATTTGGTCAAAGTCGTTATGATATTTTAAACCTCAAATATAATTATGATACAGGAGTTAAAATGCCTAATATAAAAGATTTGGATTTATTTTTGGGGGAATGA
- the cas5 gene encoding CRISPR-associated protein Cas5 yields the protein MHIIKFKVDGVFNSFRVPFFRTYQKTFLAPPKTTILGMITNIMKKPEEFFYKILNDDTIKISVIINNINGKVKDLWTYKTFESKSGMHGKSIIRRDHLFNAQYTIYIMLENEQLSKDIYSALLYPKSIPSLGLDDEIVKIYDVECNVDIKENKSDVINSVFMDKGYEYEVKIKDLFDAVEMPTANEVPLKYEIGENEGVRSARKGSDVYKQVEFLNCYVQINNVKSFICGDDRLIFY from the coding sequence GTGCATATTATAAAATTCAAAGTAGACGGAGTATTTAATTCGTTTAGAGTGCCTTTTTTCAGAACGTATCAAAAAACATTTTTGGCTCCTCCCAAAACTACTATATTAGGAATGATAACTAATATAATGAAAAAGCCAGAAGAGTTTTTTTATAAAATTTTAAATGATGATACAATAAAAATCTCAGTTATCATAAACAATATAAATGGCAAAGTAAAAGATTTGTGGACATATAAAACATTTGAAAGTAAATCTGGCATGCATGGGAAAAGCATTATAAGGAGAGATCATCTTTTTAATGCCCAATATACAATTTATATAATGCTAGAGAATGAACAATTAAGTAAAGATATATATAGTGCTTTATTATATCCCAAGTCAATTCCGTCGCTTGGTTTGGATGATGAAATCGTTAAAATATATGATGTAGAGTGTAATGTTGATATCAAGGAAAATAAATCTGATGTTATAAATTCAGTTTTTATGGATAAAGGGTATGAATATGAAGTTAAAATAAAAGATTTATTTGATGCAGTTGAAATGCCTACAGCCAATGAAGTGCCTCTAAAATATGAGATTGGAGAAAATGAAGGAGTTAGATCTGCTAGAAAAGGCAGTGATGTGTATAAACAAGTTGAATTTTTAAATTGTTATGTACAAATAAATAATGTTAAAAGTTTTATATGTGGAGACGATAGATTAATTTTTTATTAA
- the cas7i gene encoding type I-B CRISPR-associated protein Cas7/Cst2/DevR gives MFYNISYISKVNLASLNGSEGMGGNITPIKKIMDNQGNEYAYISGQALRRYLKNTLMQLGERVTAVNKDGEPDFLELNDKIIKNGQFKNKELMYKEFCDLDLFGYMFPKGGRRWSPVKVAPMVSIFPYGGQYDYLTRKKYSKEGEDKSGNIVQIEIDTLNYMRGNIIVDIDKIGNDINEYNYEVIPMLDESEKKNRINKLTDSIRFFNGGAKQARNLEDISPKFVVAIKQKTGNPFLLNSITINDYNELAIESIMEEIQDNNAVIDGVRIGISKNIFKNEDEIRKIVKDGGIEIGSITEAFDFLKVGAE, from the coding sequence ATGTTTTATAATATTTCGTATATATCAAAAGTTAATTTGGCATCGTTAAATGGAAGTGAAGGTATGGGAGGAAACATAACACCTATTAAAAAGATAATGGATAATCAGGGTAACGAATATGCTTATATATCTGGGCAGGCATTAAGGAGATATTTAAAGAACACCTTAATGCAACTTGGCGAAAGGGTAACAGCTGTTAATAAAGATGGAGAGCCGGATTTCCTTGAATTAAATGATAAAATAATAAAAAATGGGCAATTCAAAAATAAAGAGTTAATGTACAAAGAATTTTGTGATCTTGATTTATTTGGATATATGTTTCCTAAAGGTGGAAGAAGATGGTCACCGGTTAAAGTTGCTCCAATGGTGTCTATCTTTCCGTATGGGGGTCAATATGACTATTTGACAAGAAAAAAATATTCAAAAGAGGGAGAAGACAAGAGTGGGAATATAGTTCAAATAGAAATAGATACTTTAAATTATATGAGAGGTAATATAATTGTTGATATAGACAAAATAGGAAATGACATAAACGAATATAATTATGAAGTTATACCTATGCTTGATGAAAGTGAAAAGAAAAACAGAATTAATAAACTAACAGATTCTATAAGATTTTTCAATGGTGGTGCTAAACAGGCAAGAAATCTAGAGGATATATCACCAAAGTTTGTTGTTGCTATAAAGCAGAAAACAGGTAATCCGTTTTTGCTAAATAGTATAACTATAAACGATTATAATGAATTAGCCATTGAAAGCATTATGGAAGAAATACAAGACAATAATGCTGTTATAGATGGAGTAAGGATTGGAATTTCAAAAAATATATTCAAAAATGAAGATGAAATTAGAAAAATTGTTAAAGATGGAGGAATTGAAATAGGTAGCATAACAGAGGCGTTTGATTTTTTAAAGGTAGGAGCTGAATAA
- a CDS encoding CRISPR-associated endoribonuclease Cas6, translating to MKYYEMKVTVLLKQDLKFTRTSEIIGKSISSAMLKSEELMKYHKQKRYKYVFNNFMPVEKAGIYKANRLYIFCLRTFEEDFMTNIKNCFQDYDNINLKIISVSVKIIQQKKIKFIRTITPAIVTIDSKPWLKNNDLLTLIKRIHANAEKKYKFFFGKEIGQVDDYFVEKLKILNLQPIPYTYKNITLLGNKFKIKVNDDDKSQKLAFVALGAGLAEKNSALGAGYCEPYWR from the coding sequence TTGAAATATTATGAAATGAAAGTAACAGTGCTTTTGAAGCAAGATTTAAAGTTTACAAGAACTAGTGAAATTATAGGGAAGAGTATCAGTTCAGCTATGTTGAAAAGTGAAGAATTAATGAAATATCATAAGCAAAAGAGATATAAGTATGTTTTTAATAATTTTATGCCTGTTGAAAAAGCGGGTATATATAAGGCTAATAGGCTATATATTTTTTGCTTAAGAACTTTTGAAGAAGATTTTATGACTAATATAAAAAACTGTTTTCAGGATTATGATAATATAAATTTAAAAATTATTTCAGTATCTGTAAAAATAATTCAACAGAAAAAAATAAAATTTATACGAACAATTACTCCGGCAATAGTAACCATAGATAGTAAACCATGGCTTAAAAATAATGATTTATTGACATTAATTAAAAGGATTCATGCCAACGCAGAAAAGAAATATAAGTTCTTTTTTGGAAAAGAAATAGGACAAGTAGATGATTATTTTGTTGAAAAATTAAAAATATTGAATTTACAGCCTATACCTTATACTTATAAAAACATTACCCTACTTGGAAATAAATTCAAAATAAAAGTTAATGATGATGATAAATCACAGAAACTGGCATTTGTAGCTTTGGGAGCGGGATTGGCAGAAAAAAACTCAGCATTAGGTGCGGGGTATTGTGAACCGTATTGGAGGTGA
- a CDS encoding helix-turn-helix transcriptional regulator, producing the protein MNKIAKAFKIIELLHREEKLTAKQLAFRLRLSERTIRKYIVDLEDAGIYINTIYGRNGGYTIDKNRMK; encoded by the coding sequence ATGAATAAAATTGCAAAAGCTTTTAAGATAATAGAGCTATTACATCGAGAAGAAAAATTAACGGCAAAACAATTAGCGTTCAGATTAAGGTTAAGTGAGCGTACAATAAGGAAGTATATAGTTGACCTGGAGGATGCAGGCATATATATTAATACAATATATGGAAGGAATGGAGGATATACTATTGATAAAAATCGTATGAAGTGA
- a CDS encoding Crp/Fnr family transcriptional regulator: protein MNENIYHDLFIKFSRNIGIYLDEENFALLKSIFKPRLLKKDTFFLQGGEKSSEIGFVINGAFRSYYIDKNGNDITKYFYSEGGILLSYVAYLSKSESMYTIQALEDSEILVAKISDFEKIVDGNYKILLFYKKALDKILVMKEEHASSFKLLNSVGRYKKFLDEYPSLENRIKQCHLASYLGITPVSLSRIRSKLNLNK from the coding sequence ATGAATGAAAATATATATCATGACTTATTTATAAAGTTTTCAAGAAACATTGGAATTTATTTGGACGAAGAAAATTTCGCTTTACTCAAGAGTATTTTTAAGCCAAGATTATTGAAAAAAGATACATTTTTCCTGCAGGGAGGTGAAAAATCCTCGGAAATAGGCTTTGTTATAAATGGAGCTTTTCGTTCCTACTATATTGATAAAAATGGTAACGATATAACAAAATATTTTTATTCAGAAGGCGGAATACTACTTTCTTATGTAGCATATTTGAGTAAAAGTGAGTCTATGTATACTATACAGGCATTAGAAGATAGCGAAATTCTTGTAGCTAAAATTTCTGATTTTGAAAAAATAGTTGATGGAAACTATAAGATTCTTCTATTCTATAAAAAGGCACTGGATAAAATTCTTGTTATGAAGGAAGAACATGCTAGTAGCTTTAAGTTATTAAATAGTGTGGGACGATATAAAAAATTTCTTGACGAATATCCTAGTTTGGAAAATCGTATTAAACAATGTCATCTTGCTTCCTATTTAGGAATAACCCCTGTGTCACTTAGCAGAATAAGATCAAAATTAAATCTTAACAAATGA
- a CDS encoding SDR family oxidoreductase, giving the protein MENKEVVLITGCSTGIGRELCKVLFDKGYIVVATARKVETLEDLPASLKLPLDVTKTESIYSAINEIKSKFQRIDILINNAGFSLRGALEEINVEKAKDMFNVNVFGIINMIQAVVPEMRKNKSGKIINLGSISGKFAQPINGIYCASKFAVEALNDTLRLELSSCNIQVTVIEPGAIKTNFFKTLANNSNDVISNPDSHYWNFYKHDIQYRSKQNSADPRKAAEDVTRIISKEHLRSRYKIVVPFMHSMLTHFPDSLKEYFLKRALD; this is encoded by the coding sequence ATGGAAAATAAAGAAGTTGTTTTAATTACTGGATGTTCTACAGGTATTGGACGGGAGCTTTGTAAGGTATTATTTGATAAGGGATATATAGTTGTCGCTACAGCTAGAAAAGTTGAAACTTTAGAAGATTTACCTGCGTCTTTGAAGCTCCCTTTAGATGTTACTAAAACAGAGTCTATTTATAGTGCCATAAATGAAATAAAATCAAAATTTCAAAGAATCGATATTCTCATAAATAATGCAGGTTTTTCACTTAGAGGTGCTTTAGAGGAAATTAACGTTGAAAAGGCAAAAGATATGTTTAATGTAAATGTATTTGGAATAATTAATATGATTCAGGCAGTTGTTCCAGAAATGCGTAAGAATAAATCAGGTAAGATTATAAATCTTGGTTCAATTTCAGGAAAATTTGCTCAACCAATTAACGGTATATATTGTGCATCAAAATTTGCAGTTGAGGCGTTAAATGATACACTGCGTTTAGAGCTTAGCAGCTGCAACATTCAAGTAACTGTTATTGAACCTGGCGCTATAAAAACCAATTTTTTTAAAACCTTGGCCAATAATTCAAATGATGTCATATCAAATCCTGATTCTCATTATTGGAATTTCTATAAACATGATATTCAATATAGAAGCAAGCAAAATTCAGCTGATCCTAGAAAGGCAGCAGAAGATGTAACCCGTATAATTTCAAAAGAACATCTTCGTTCACGTTATAAGATTGTTGTTCCATTTATGCACAGCATGCTTACGCATTTTCCTGATTCCCTGAAAGAATATTTTTTAAAAAGGGCTTTAGATTAA
- a CDS encoding ComEA family DNA-binding protein gives MKNKKVFIGSIALVVIFAIMIFVGYKVENKDDENGASYDEAVSEVTGKNKSKENYSASKNENKNENKNVSAQIFGAVKNPGVYTLKGSGRIKDLINAAGGFADNADKFSVNGAAKVTDGANIYVKAQGETTNKAASAGNSSGAVQAASQTSGSGGASQDEKLDINTATAEDIVNKKIKGIGAGLAKKIVDYREKNGGRINSAEDLQKAIGPKRGKDLMDYVTIN, from the coding sequence ATGAAAAATAAGAAGGTTTTTATTGGTTCAATAGCTCTTGTGGTTATATTTGCGATAATGATTTTTGTAGGATATAAGGTAGAAAATAAAGATGATGAAAATGGAGCTTCATATGACGAAGCAGTTAGTGAAGTTACAGGCAAGAACAAAAGTAAGGAAAATTACAGTGCTTCTAAAAACGAAAATAAAAATGAAAATAAGAATGTAAGTGCTCAAATTTTTGGAGCTGTGAAAAACCCGGGAGTGTATACGCTAAAAGGCAGCGGCAGAATCAAGGATTTGATTAATGCTGCCGGAGGTTTTGCTGATAACGCTGATAAGTTTAGTGTAAATGGGGCTGCCAAGGTGACAGATGGTGCTAATATATATGTGAAGGCGCAGGGTGAAACTACAAATAAGGCGGCTTCAGCTGGAAACTCTTCTGGGGCAGTTCAAGCAGCATCTCAAACTTCAGGTTCAGGCGGCGCTTCACAGGATGAAAAGCTGGATATAAATACTGCAACAGCTGAGGATATTGTAAATAAGAAAATCAAAGGCATAGGCGCAGGTCTTGCAAAAAAGATAGTGGATTACAGAGAAAAAAATGGAGGCAGGATAAACTCCGCTGAGGATCTTCAGAAAGCTATAGGCCCAAAGAGGGGAAAGGACTTAATGGATTATGTTACTATAAATTGA
- a CDS encoding D-alanyl-D-alanine carboxypeptidase family protein translates to MKKIFIYITTVIFLISSIKFDVHAMPEPPKVSADGAVLMDGNSGEILYEKNMDAAYPPASTTKLMTALLTLENCKLNDKVKTSDDFTKKYLALRDGNTINVGDGEEFTVHDLLYALLLISANDSAVALAEHISGSPEAFAKLMNKRAAELGCTDTNFKNPNGLFDKDHKTSAKDLALIMRELSKNPEYKTISTTLNYEMAPTNKMDAAQTKKSRNFWNEDKLVYKNSRCYYDGCIGGKAGYTIQSLHSFVSVASRGNEKLVVAFIHSKDKTFYDDTKALFDYGFNNYEQKKLFSKGDAVQNYYADDMKIPLIATEDYYYLVPKGSNPKIKYSIPNNSLKEKYFKKGQQILAANVFIDGKKVAEPLKLSSGIDNLKSKDKTIISGYSYDNYKTYIGYGLLCLLLIAGGAAAVILKKKKEKKDSDIDLYL, encoded by the coding sequence ATGAAAAAGATATTTATATACATAACTACAGTAATATTTTTAATCTCGAGCATCAAATTTGATGTACATGCGATGCCAGAGCCTCCAAAAGTTTCTGCTGATGGTGCTGTATTAATGGATGGTAACAGCGGTGAAATTTTGTACGAAAAAAATATGGATGCTGCTTATCCACCTGCTTCTACAACTAAGTTAATGACAGCGCTTTTAACTCTTGAAAATTGCAAATTAAATGATAAAGTAAAGACAAGTGATGATTTTACTAAAAAGTATCTTGCTCTAAGGGATGGCAATACAATAAATGTTGGAGATGGAGAAGAGTTTACTGTACATGATCTTTTATATGCTCTTTTGCTTATTTCCGCTAATGATTCTGCCGTTGCCCTTGCAGAACATATAAGTGGCTCACCAGAAGCCTTTGCAAAACTCATGAATAAGCGAGCAGCAGAACTAGGATGTACTGACACAAATTTCAAAAATCCAAATGGTTTATTCGATAAAGACCATAAAACTTCTGCTAAGGATTTAGCTCTAATAATGAGAGAACTTTCTAAAAATCCTGAGTATAAGACAATTTCGACAACACTTAACTATGAAATGGCACCAACTAATAAGATGGATGCAGCTCAGACAAAAAAATCCAGAAACTTCTGGAATGAAGATAAATTAGTTTATAAAAATTCACGCTGCTATTATGACGGATGTATAGGTGGAAAAGCCGGTTATACTATTCAGTCACTTCACTCATTTGTTTCTGTAGCTTCAAGAGGTAATGAAAAACTTGTTGTAGCATTTATACATAGCAAAGATAAAACATTTTATGATGATACGAAAGCCTTGTTTGATTACGGATTTAATAATTATGAGCAGAAAAAATTATTTTCAAAAGGTGATGCTGTTCAAAATTATTATGCAGATGATATGAAAATACCTCTTATTGCCACTGAAGATTATTATTATTTAGTTCCAAAGGGTTCTAATCCTAAGATTAAATACTCTATACCTAATAACTCTTTAAAGGAAAAGTATTTCAAAAAAGGTCAACAGATTTTAGCAGCGAATGTTTTTATTGATGGCAAAAAAGTAGCTGAACCTTTAAAATTAAGCAGCGGTATAGATAACCTTAAATCTAAAGATAAAACTATTATTTCAGGTTACAGTTATGACAATTATAAAACATATATAGGCTATGGTTTATTATGCTTGCTCCTAATAGCTGGTGGTGCAGCAGCAGTCATATTAAAAAAGAAAAAAGAAAAAAAAGATAGTGATATAGATTTGTATCTATAA